TCCGCCGAAGGACCGAGCGTCTTGCGCACCTCGTCGACGTAGCCGATGGTTTCGGCGGCCGAGATGACCGGGTCGTCCCACCCTTGATAGATGATCAGCTTGCCGCCGCGCCGCGTGAAGGCGCCGACGTCGGCGCTGGTTGCGTTGACGACGGGCGCGATCTTCCGCAGTGCGAGGGGGTAGTCGCGGTCCAGCTGAAAACTCTCGACGTTCCAGGCCGGGTCGTCGAAGACCATCCACCGGTAGAACTCCTGACCGTAGGCCCGGGTCTGCGGGGTCGTGATCCACGCGGACCAGTTGTCCTTCAAGCCTTCGCTGCCCAGTGCGGGGCCCGTCATGACCGATTGACCACTGCTCAGGCGCGGCCCGTCGTAGACCTTGCGAAGGGCCGAGACCTCGGCGCCCGTGAGGCAGGTCGACGATGCCTCGCCTCGGCATTTCAGCTCGGCAGGGTCGAAGCGACAGGCCTGGGGGTTCTCGAGAAGCCCGTCCGTCACACCGTCGAGCGCATCGCACTTGCGCATGATGGCGCGATGCACCAGCCCGAGCTTGTCGTCGAGCTGGGGCGCGCCGCCGGGTCCGAGCACGGCGTCGTAGTTCCAGATCAGTTTGGTGAGGATCTCGAGATAGCGCCTGGCGGGTGCGCCGACGATCACGCCGTCGTAGTCGGAGGGATACCGTGTGACCTCCATGAGTCCCTCTCGGCCACCGTTGGAGCAGCCGAGGAAGTAGGCATGCGTGCTGGGGCGGCCATAGCGCGCCGCGATCACTTCCTTGGCCACGACGGCAGCCAGGTGGTTGCCGCGATGGCCGAAGTCGATCACCTTCTCGGGCTGCTTGTGGACCCATGGTGCCAGGCCTGGCACGGCCTTGTGCCCGACGTCCGTCTGCACGGCGGCATACCCCTGGACCACGGCCCGGTTGAGCGTGGCGGCTCCGCCCGGGGACAGGCCGCCATCGAAGCCGGCGCCTCCGAATCCCTGCATCCTGCCGTTCCAGGTCTCCGGCATCCACACCTCGACCTTGATGTCCGAGCCCGCCACGGGTTGCAGGCGGACCCGGGCCCGGCACATGTCGGCCGCGGCAGTGGCTCCTTCGGTCTCTCCTCCCTTGATCACTTCGCCTGCCGAGAAACGTTCGGCCCCTTCGACGGTGCCTGCCTCGACCTTGAGGCCGCCCAGCGCAGTGCAGGCGTCAGGCGTCGGGGCACCGATGGCGCACGAGGCCCCTGCGACGAGGCTTGCGCAGATGATCAGCGTCCGGATTCCCGGCTTTGCCATCATGGTGCCGTCGCCTTCTCGGACTTCGCTTCCATGAAGCCTTCCGACTTGAGCCAGGCGCCGAGGGCCTCGGGCCAGCGGCCGACGGGGAGCGATGGCAGTCGCATGCCGAAACCGTGGCCGCCCTTGGCGTAGATGTGCAGCTCGGACGGGCGTCCGACGGCCTGCCACTGCTGGAACAGCTTGACGCTGCCACCGGCGGGGACCGTGCTGTCGTCCTGCGCGTGAACCAGGAACAGGGGCGGGGCGTCGGCCGCGGGTTGGGTGTCGATCACCGGCATGCCGTAGGCCGACACCGCGAAGTTGGGCCGTGCCTTGGCGTCCGCCTGCAGGACCACCCCCAGGGTCGTGATGGCGCCTGCGGAAAATCCCATCATGCCGACGCGGGTCGGGTCGATGCCGTACTTGCCGGCCATGCCGCGCACCAGCTTCAGCGCCTGGGTGGCGTCGGCCACCGCGAGCACCCGTCCCGGCTCCATCATGCGCAGCATGCCGTCCATGTCCCGCGGCGGGGCCTGGCCCGGCGCCAGGTCCAGGTGCCCCACGCGGTACTTCAGTACGAAGCCGGTGATGCCGCGGTCCGCAAGCCAGCGGGCCGGCTCGAGACCTTCGAGATCCCATGCCAGACCGCCGAAGCCGCCGCCCGGCAGGACCACGACCGCCGCGCCATTCGCCTTGCCCGGAGCGGGACGCACGACGGTGATCGTCGGCTCGTTGACGTTCGTCTTCACGAGGGTCTTGCCTGCGCCCGGCAGATTCACCTCGGTCTGTGTCTCGACCATCACCTTGTGCTCGGTGCCCGGTGCGGCGCCTGGCCATAGATTGAGTACCTCGTAGCCGACGAGCGATGTGACCATGTCCATGTGTGAGGGTTCCTGTTGCGACAAAGCGAAGTTGCAGCGCCGGGTGTCTCGACTTCTCGGGTCGAACCGGACAACTGCGTTCCAGGAATCATGCCGAAGCAGGCCTGTGGGCTGTAGCGGAGGATTCCCACCGCATGACCGTGGTGCTCGGCCTCGTCTGGGAGGAACGCTTCCCCGCGAGGTCAGGGTAAACGCGTGACGCGTCCTCTGAAGGTGGTGCGACGTCGCCTGCACGGACCCAATTCGTGGCGTTGATATCGATGCGCGAGCGCCGCCGTGAGGCGGTCGTCGAGCGTTGCATGTCGCTTCATCGAGCCCGCTGCGAGATCGGATTGTCGACCTTTCGAACGGCATAAGTGTCGCTAATGCGATGGCGGTCATCAGCTCTCTAGGGGCCCTGCACATGCAGGACTGCATGAACTCGGCGATGCCGCCACATTGCGTCGGTGGAAACCCGGCACGAATGCGCGAGGGTGGTTTGCGTGGGGGTGACGCGCCTCGTGGCGAGTCTCCGTGAATCTCCGCTGCGGCCGACAATCATGCTTAAACCATGATTGCACCAGGGCTTGATGAGTTCCGACCGCGGGGTCGGCCAGTGAGCCTCCTCTGCCTGACGCAGTCACCATCATCATTGGAGTCAATGTGACGACCAAACGTACCACCAGTTTGCCCCTCGCCGCGGGCCTCGCACTCAGCGCGATCACGCAGGCCGTGCTTGCCCAGGCCGTGACGCCCGCGCCCAGCGCGCCCGCCGTCGTGCCGGCTCCGGAGAGCGCCGCCTCGAGTCCCGAATCGTCCGTCGCGCCGGCCGCGGCTGCGCCTGCCGCGAAGCGCGCGGCGCCGTCGACGCAGCTCGATGCCGTGGTGATCGTCGCCAACAAGCGTGAGGAACGTCTGCAGGAAGTTCCCGCGTCCGCGGCCGTCGTGCAACCTCAGCAGCTCGACCAGCAGCGCGTCGTGTCGGTCGAGGACCTGCAGCGTGCGGTCCCGACCATGCAGGGGAGCGGGAACGGCCTGAGCATTCGCGGCTACGGTGCCACGTCGTTCTCTCCGACGGCCGAGGGCGCCGTGGGCGTCGTCGTCGATGGCGTGTCGATGGGCGGCTCTTCGGAGACGCCTCCGAACCTGTTCGACGTCGAACGTGTCGAAGTGCTCGAAGGCTCGCAAGGCACGCTGTTCGGCAAGAACGCATCGGCGGGCGTGGTGAACATCGTGACGGTCGCTCCGAACATGAAGAGCTTCGGCGGTGTCGCCCGCATCGAGGGTCGCACTCGCAGCAGCGGTGGCGCCCAGTTCGCGCTCAACGTTCCCGCCAGCGAGCAACTCGCCTTCCGCATCTCCGGCGGCCTGGTCCAGGATCCGCGCGTCGTGCACAACATCCCCGATGATTCGTGGGACGGAACCCAGCGTCAGAACGCCCGTGCGCGCATGCGCTGGCTGCCGACGACCGACGTGCGGGTCGACCTGAGCGTCGACAACTCGGTGAACAAGATCAAGGGCGGCACGCCGACTGTCTTCTACAAGACGACCCCTGGATCGCCCCTGACCGCAGCGCTGGCCGCGTGCGGTGTGACCGTCGGCGAGGAAAACACGCAAGGCTGCGCGAGCGAAGGCTACAAACGGAAGGACGAGAGCCGCGGCGCGTCCGGGCAGGTCGACTGGTTCCTGGGCGACTACACGCTGACGTCGATCACGGCGATTCGCCGAGCGTCGACCGAAACCACGTCCAATGAACTGGACGGCATCAACGTGCCGGTTCCGAGTGCAACGCAGGCCCCTCTCTTCAAGGACTTCAAGAACACGAGCCAGGAGTTCCGCGTGGCCTCGCCGGACTTCGAGGCGGGCAACTTCGTGCTCGGCGCGTTCTACTACAACCAGGACATCGACGGCGGATCCGAGCGGAAGATCGTGGTGCCGCCGGGGCTCACCCTGGGGGATACCAAGCAGCAGACCGGCAGCACGCGCAGCCTCGCACTCTTCGGGCAAGGGCTCTACCGTGCGACTCAGGATCTGTCCTTCACGCTCGGGGCGCGTCTCGGGCATGAACGCGTGTCCACGACCGCTTCCGGCGCGCTGCTGCCCGGCGCCATCGCGCCGGTCATCGCCGCCAACCTGAACCCGGTGAATGCCGAGCTGACGGACACCTACTACTCGTACAAGACGGGTGCGCAGTACCAGCTGACCAAGGACAACATGGTGTACGCGCTGTACACCCGGGGCTACAAGGGTCCGGCCATCAACGACGTGATTCCGTCGCCCGATACCCCGGTCATCGTGCAGCCGGAAATCCCGAAGACCTGGGAACTGGGCCTCAAGAACCAGTTCCTGAACGGGCGGGTCGGTCTGAACTTCACGGCGTATCACACCAAGGCCGAGAACTACCAGACCACCGTTCTGGACCCGATCACGCTCAGCTTCGTCTCCGGCAATGCCCCGTCGGCCACCTTCAAGGGCGGTTCGGTGAGCTTCTATGGTCGCGTCACCCCGGACCTGATGCTCAACGGTGGCCTGTCGCGCATGACGACGGAGACCGAGCGCGCCTCCATCGGTGCAACCGGTTCCGAGCCGACCATCCGGGCCACCCTGGCTGCCACGTACGGCTTCTGGGTTTCGGACTTCCGCGCATCGGTCGGGACGGACGTGACGTACGAGGACCGTCCGGCGGACGATCCGTCGGCGCCGCTCTCCTGGGCGCACAAGGCCACGATCGTCGGCGCGCAGGCCGGCTTCCGCTCGCCGGACGGCAACTGGGGGCTGACGCTCAACGTTCGGAACCTCTTCAACAAGTTCGACCCCGCCGGTCGCAGCGGCTACTTCCTGGGGCAGTTCGTCGGGGACACCGGCGCTGCATTCCAGACCTTCAAGCCGGAATCGCTCCGCGTGATCGGTCTGACCCTGGACGCGAAGTTCTGACGCCGGACTCGCTGTAGGTGCCGATGCGGATCGGCACCGCCCTGGGCCCGCCTGCCTGTGCAGCCGGGCCCAGACCATTGAAGATCCCGAAAGCCGCAGATCCGTCCGTGACGGATCTGCGGTTCGCATCAAGTGGAAGTTCGGAGAAGGGGATCGCTCGTGACCAAGAACGCAGCAACGCGTCGACCCGGAAAGCGGTGGACCGTGTGGCGAGTACTACGTTGGATTGCAGGAGTTTTGATGTCACTGCTGGTTGCATCGGCCCTGGCGCTTGCCGGGCTGTCATCGTTCCGCGAATGGACCGCCACGAAGATGCTGACGGACCCCATCGTGAGAGAGCGTCTGGCGAGCGTTCCGACGAGGACCGAGCCGGCGGACGTCGAGAAGCTCATGGTGCGCATGCGCGACGGCGTGGAGTTGAGCACGCAGGTCTTTCTGCCGAAGGGCCAGGGTCCATGGCCGGTGATCGTGGTTCGGGATCCCTACAGCTTCAGCCACTACCTCTCCTGCAAGGTGTTCGTGCGGTATGGCTACGGCTGTGTCTACCAGGAGGTGCGGGGACGGGGACCGTCGCAGGGCACCTGGTACCCCTTCATTGACGAACGCAAGGACGGACTCGACCTGCTGGCCTGGGTGCTCAAGCAGCCGTGGCAGAACGGGCGGATCGCCCTCCAGGGGGGCTCCTACGTGGGTGCCGTCCAGTGGGCGGTAGCGGGAGACCTGCCACCGGAAGTGAAGACGTTCGTGCCCACGGTCGCGCATGGCGACGTCTACGAACTCGCCTATCGCAACGGCATGTTCAACGAAGGCATCGCGGGCGTCTGGTTGCACAGCCAGGGGCGCTCGCTGCTGGGCACCGTGACGGCGGGTTCGAAGTGGGCCAAGAACGTCGCCGGCAAGTTCCCGGCGCAAGGGGTGGATGCCGGCGAGTTCCCGCTCGGGTGGGCGGCGTACCAGGACTGGATCAGGCATCCCGACAAGGACGATGCCTACTGGCAGTCCCCGGAGTACGTGGCGCTGCGCGAGGCGCATCGCAAGGTGCAGGTGCCCGTCATGATGATCGGCTACGCGAACGACTTCTTCCTTCCCGGCATGCTCCGCACCTACGAAGAGCTGCCGACGCGTGACAAGAGCGTGCTCATCGTCGGGCCGGGGAATCACGGCGGCCAGGCGGACCCGGAGGTCCAGGGCAGCTACACCCAGGACTACGCGGACACGCTCGCCTGGTTCGATCATCACCTCCGCGGTGAGCCGCTGCCCGAACGGCTGCGCCCTGGCGTCAACGTCTTCGTCCACGGCGCGAACACCTGGCGGCATGCCGAGCGGTGGCCCGCGCCGAAGGCGCCGCTCTTGCTGAACCTCGACCAGCTGGCGGGTGCCCAGCCGTGTGATGGCGGTTCGCTCTCCGACGACACGCCCGCGGCCGGGCAGACGGTGTCCTACGTCTACGATCCTCGCCACCCGGTCCCCACCCGCGGAGGCGCGTTCGTGCTGTTGAGTGATTCCGTGGAGGCGCAGCGCAACGACCTGTGCGAACGAGAGGACGTCCTGTCGTTCGCCTCGGCATCGTTCGACGCGGAAACCCTCCTCGATGGGCCGATCCGGATCCGGTTGCGCGTCTCGAGCGACGCGCCGGACACCTCGTTCACCGTGAAGCTCTCCGAGCATTTCGCCGATGGTCGCGTCTACAACATCCGCGACGACATCAGCAGCCTGAGCATGCGCAATGGCGCGCAGCATCGCGTGGCGTACGTGCCCGGTGAGCCGGTCGAGGTGACGTTCGATCTGACGCCGATCCTGTGGCAGATGAAGAAGGGGTCACGGCTGCGCCTGGACGTGTCCTCGTCGAGTGCGCCGGCCTTCTTCCCTCATCCCAACCGGAGCGGCCTGTGGAGCGAAGTCGCTGACCCCGTGGTCGCGCGGCAAGTGCTGCTGGGCGGGACGGTCGAACTTCCCGTCAAGTGATCGCATCGTCGCCGGGACGTGTCGGCACGCATCACGGCTGCTGGACGCAGGTGAAGTTGTCCGCGTCCCGCGTGGATCCCTGGCCGTTGTACCTCGCGGCCTGAGGCCAGGGGCACAGAGGATGGGTGGCAGCCCTCGTGCCGACCCATGACGACGTGCGGGTGGCGAGAATGACCCGTTGCGGCGCCTGGCCCCGTTCCACCCAGTCCTCCAACGCCTGAAGCATGTCCGCGCCCTCGCCGCAATGAGGCATGCCTGGCGCCATGAAGAGGCGGACGCTGTCATCGGTGCGAGGCCCGAGTTTGTTTCGGACGGTCTCGTGATAGCGAACCGTGTTGTGGGCGGAGATCAGGGTGTCCGCCCATCCGTGGTAGAGGATCAGCTTGCCGCCACGTTGGACGAATGCGTCGATGTCGCCGCTGCTGGAGTCCGTGATGTGTCCGGTGCGGCTTCGGGCGAGGGGGTAGTCCCGGTCCAGATCGAATCGGGTGGCGTCCCAGCGGGGATCGCCGTGCACCAGCCAGCGGTAGTACTCGGGCCCTCCGATGCTGGTCATGATGGAGGACATCACCCATCCCGCGCCCTCGCTGCCCAAGGCCGGGCCCGCGATGAGGTGCTCCCCCGTCGCCAGGCGAGGACCGTCGTACAGCTTTCGCAACGCAGACAGTTCCGCCGCGTTCAGGCAGGCGGCCGTGTCGAAGACCTTGCATCGCAGGACGGCCGGGTCGAAGCGGCACTGCGTCGGGTTCTCCAGCACGCCGTCGTCCACGCCGTCCAGCCGGTCGCAGGCCTGCAGCACGGCCTGGTGGACGGCGGGCAGCTTGGTGTGCAGCGTCGGTGCGGTCGCGAGGATCTGCGAGTTCCAGATCATCTGCGCCATGATCTCTCCGAAGTTCATGGCGGGCGAGCCGGCGATCACGCCGTCGTAGTCTTCGGGATATCGGCTCACTTCCATCAGCGCCTCCCGCCCACCGCCGGAGCAGCCTTGGAAGTAGGCGTGTCGCACAGGTGCCTTGTAGAAGATCTCGATGAGCTGCTTCACCGCAAACGCGATCTCGTGGTTGGCGCGATGACCGAAATCGTCGACCTTGTCGGGCTGGCGATGGGCCCACCGCGCCGTTGCGCTCACGGCGTGACCGAGGTCGCTCGTCGCGGTGGCATACCCTTGCGCACTGCTCGCGTTCATGAGCCCTTCGCTCTGGGCGATGCCGCCGCTGAATCCGCCGCCACCGTAGCTGAGCAGCTTGCCGTTCCAGGTGTACGGCAACCAGGCTTCGGCCCGGATGTCCGAGTTCGGCGTCGGTCGCAAACGCAGTTGCACGCGGCACAGGGATGTGGATGCCTTCGCGCTCATCACGCCGCCGAGGGCCTGGCCCTTCTCCAGGCTCTCCGCGCCATGGATCTGCCCGGTCCCCACCGTTCGCCCCACGAGTGACGCACAGGCTTCGGCCGGAGGCTCGACTTGGGCGCCCGCCGCAGCGGGCATCAAGGCCAGGAGGGACGCCAGCGCTCCCCATTTGACCCACGGGTGTTGTTCTGCCAATCGCATGGTGCTCGGATGTTCAAGTCGCGGTCAGCCCGCATCGGCATGTTGCCGCCGGGCGCGCCGGCGGGCGACGGGAGCTTCACCACGGCCACGGCGCTGAGCCGACACTTGGAGGGGCGGCCGGGACGGGGCGTGCTCGGGTGCAAACCCCAGCGTCCGGTTCGCGTCCCGCATGGAGGAAGGACGGCTGCGGTGCGGGCAACACCGCCGCGGACAGGGCGGAGCTCGTGCCTCAAGTAGTCGTCCTTTTGAATGGCATTAGCTGCACGTTGATCGACGGCGTTTCGCCAGGGGAATGCCCGCCGTGACACAGACGGGCATGCACAGTCCCCAGAGAAACCCGGAACCGGCCAACCGGAAGGCGCTCCGGTCGGGGGGCGCCAGCGATCGGAGGGGCCCGTGAAGCCCCCCTGTTTCAGAGTCGTGCCACCGTCGAACAATGACGGATCGTGTTTCCATCGAGCCGGCTGTCGGAGTGAAAGTGAAGAATCCGTGTTGTGGTGTGCTGTTCGCCCTTTCCCTGGTCGTGCTGTCGGGATGTGCCCGCTCCGTTGAACCGGATGCGGCCGCCGTCGCATGTTCCGCGCTCACGGGGAAGGTGTTGAGCCATGGCATCGTCAAGCAGGCGACGCCCGTGACGGCGGGGCAGTCCATGTCGCTGGCAGGCGTCGACGACAAGGTCGTCGCGCCGTTCGGCTTCTGCCGCATCGAGGCGACCCTCCGGTCGGAGCCCGGGTCCGAGATCCAGTCGCTGTACTGGCTGCCCATGAAGCCGTCCTGGAACGGCAAGTTCGTCGGACTGGGCAACGGGGGGTTCGGCGGCGTGATCCAGGAGGCACACATGTTCCCGGCATTGCGTCAGGGCTTCGCCGTGGCCGCCACGGACATGGGGCATCCCGCGAGCTTCCCCCAGAATTTGGCGCCGATGAACGGCAAATGGGCCTACCAGCAACCGGTCAAGGTGCTGGATTGGGCTTACCGCGCGAACCATTTGACCGCGGCGACCGGCAAGGAACTCATCGACGCCCACTTCGGCCAGAAGCCCAAGCGTTCGTATTTCCACGGCTGCTCGGATGGTGGCCGCGAAGCGCTGATGCAGGCGGGTCGCTATCCCGACGACTATGACGGCATCATCGCCGGTGCGCCTGCCGCGGCGTTCACCGACTTGATGGCACACGCCCAATGGAACAACCGCCAGGCGGTCCCCACGCAGCTGACCGAAGAGAAGCTCGACCGGCTGCATGCCGAGGTGCTCGATCGTTGCGACGCACTGGACGGGGCCAAGGACGGTCTTCTGGAGAGCCCGTCTGCGTGCCGGTTCGATCCCGAAGTGCTGTCGTGCAAGCCGGGGGACGACCCGAAGCGCTGCCTCACTGGTGCCGAGGTCGAAGCCGTGCGAGCCACCTACAGGGGCCCGCGCACCGCGGACGGTCAGCAACTCTCCGCGGGGTTCAGCCCGGGGAGTGAGTACAAGGAAGGGTGGAGCCTCTGGATCACGGGGCCGACCCTTCCGCTGGTCGGCACGGTCAAGAGCATGACGGGCGGGAGTCTTCTTTCGACGGACTTCTTCCGTTGGATGGTGCACGCCGATCCGGACTGGGAACGTGAGCGGTTCGACCTCGACAAGGATTTGCCGCTTGCCCGCCAGCGCCTCGCGGCGACCATCAACTCCGACCAGCTCGACATGACCCCGTTCTTCGCCCGGAACGGCAAGCTGATGCTCTATCACGGCTGGTCCGATGCGGCGTTGCCGCCGATGAACACGGTTCGCTACTTCGAAAGGCTGCAGGCCCGTCACGCGGACGCGGCGACGCAGCAGCTGCGCCTGTTCATGGCACCCGGGATGGGGCACTGCATGGGCGGCCCGGGTCCCAGCGTGTTCGATGCCCTGGACGCCATGGATCGATGGACGGAGGGTGGGCCGCCGCCGGAACAGATGGTGGCCACCAAGTTCGACAAGGACGCTGCAGGCGCCTTGGGTCAGACCGCCAAGGTGCAGCGCACCCGCCCGCTGTGCGCGTGGCCCAAGGTGGCACGGTGGACGGGCCAGGGCTCGATCGACGCGGCCGAGAACTTCAGCTGCCAGACCCCGTGAGGGCCTCGGAGCAAGGTCGGTGAAGGTGATGCCGCGTGTCGCCGGTGTGTGTCGGGGCGACCTTGGAATTCATCGCGGGACACCCCGTGGAACGGGGTCGTCAGCCAGGAGTACCACTGATGATCAAGCGTGTCGTTCGATCGCGGGCGGCGGGGAAGCTCGCTCTCGCCATCTCCGCGGTCGTGAACGTGCTGACTGCGCAGGCGCAAGGCACCACGCCGACACCGTCGGCCGTCAGTCCGCAGGCCATCCGGGAGGCTGACAACCCGCTGCGGTTGATCATCGAAGCGGGCAAGCTCAAGCGCCGAGCCAAGGCGGATGAGCCCGCCGCAGCGGAGCCTGAGAACCGGCCGACACGGGCAGCACCAGCACCGCGCCAAGCCGCGCCCAAGCCTGCGCAGATGCCCGCGAAAGCCCTGCCGTCCGCCAGCGAGGGCGTGGTTGCCGCAGAGTCTCTTCGCGCGCCGCCGCCCGAGGCGATCGCCTCTGCGCCGTCCATGGCCAAGGCGGCAAGCGGAGCCGAATCGGCCCGCCTGCCCGAGCGCGCGTCCGTCGAGGCACCGGGGGCCACCCCGGTCCCTTC
This genomic stretch from Piscinibacter gummiphilus harbors:
- a CDS encoding TonB-dependent receptor; protein product: MTTKRTTSLPLAAGLALSAITQAVLAQAVTPAPSAPAVVPAPESAASSPESSVAPAAAAPAAKRAAPSTQLDAVVIVANKREERLQEVPASAAVVQPQQLDQQRVVSVEDLQRAVPTMQGSGNGLSIRGYGATSFSPTAEGAVGVVVDGVSMGGSSETPPNLFDVERVEVLEGSQGTLFGKNASAGVVNIVTVAPNMKSFGGVARIEGRTRSSGGAQFALNVPASEQLAFRISGGLVQDPRVVHNIPDDSWDGTQRQNARARMRWLPTTDVRVDLSVDNSVNKIKGGTPTVFYKTTPGSPLTAALAACGVTVGEENTQGCASEGYKRKDESRGASGQVDWFLGDYTLTSITAIRRASTETTSNELDGINVPVPSATQAPLFKDFKNTSQEFRVASPDFEAGNFVLGAFYYNQDIDGGSERKIVVPPGLTLGDTKQQTGSTRSLALFGQGLYRATQDLSFTLGARLGHERVSTTASGALLPGAIAPVIAANLNPVNAELTDTYYSYKTGAQYQLTKDNMVYALYTRGYKGPAINDVIPSPDTPVIVQPEIPKTWELGLKNQFLNGRVGLNFTAYHTKAENYQTTVLDPITLSFVSGNAPSATFKGGSVSFYGRVTPDLMLNGGLSRMTTETERASIGATGSEPTIRATLAATYGFWVSDFRASVGTDVTYEDRPADDPSAPLSWAHKATIVGAQAGFRSPDGNWGLTLNVRNLFNKFDPAGRSGYFLGQFVGDTGAAFQTFKPESLRVIGLTLDAKF
- a CDS encoding alpha/beta hydrolase, whose product is MDMVTSLVGYEVLNLWPGAAPGTEHKVMVETQTEVNLPGAGKTLVKTNVNEPTITVVRPAPGKANGAAVVVLPGGGFGGLAWDLEGLEPARWLADRGITGFVLKYRVGHLDLAPGQAPPRDMDGMLRMMEPGRVLAVADATQALKLVRGMAGKYGIDPTRVGMMGFSAGAITTLGVVLQADAKARPNFAVSAYGMPVIDTQPAADAPPLFLVHAQDDSTVPAGGSVKLFQQWQAVGRPSELHIYAKGGHGFGMRLPSLPVGRWPEALGAWLKSEGFMEAKSEKATAP
- a CDS encoding tannase/feruloyl esterase family alpha/beta hydrolase, giving the protein MRLAEQHPWVKWGALASLLALMPAAAGAQVEPPAEACASLVGRTVGTGQIHGAESLEKGQALGGVMSAKASTSLCRVQLRLRPTPNSDIRAEAWLPYTWNGKLLSYGGGGFSGGIAQSEGLMNASSAQGYATATSDLGHAVSATARWAHRQPDKVDDFGHRANHEIAFAVKQLIEIFYKAPVRHAYFQGCSGGGREALMEVSRYPEDYDGVIAGSPAMNFGEIMAQMIWNSQILATAPTLHTKLPAVHQAVLQACDRLDGVDDGVLENPTQCRFDPAVLRCKVFDTAACLNAAELSALRKLYDGPRLATGEHLIAGPALGSEGAGWVMSSIMTSIGGPEYYRWLVHGDPRWDATRFDLDRDYPLARSRTGHITDSSSGDIDAFVQRGGKLILYHGWADTLISAHNTVRYHETVRNKLGPRTDDSVRLFMAPGMPHCGEGADMLQALEDWVERGQAPQRVILATRTSSWVGTRAATHPLCPWPQAARYNGQGSTRDADNFTCVQQP
- a CDS encoding tannase/feruloyl esterase family alpha/beta hydrolase, whose protein sequence is MMAKPGIRTLIICASLVAGASCAIGAPTPDACTALGGLKVEAGTVEGAERFSAGEVIKGGETEGATAAADMCRARVRLQPVAGSDIKVEVWMPETWNGRMQGFGGAGFDGGLSPGGAATLNRAVVQGYAAVQTDVGHKAVPGLAPWVHKQPEKVIDFGHRGNHLAAVVAKEVIAARYGRPSTHAYFLGCSNGGREGLMEVTRYPSDYDGVIVGAPARRYLEILTKLIWNYDAVLGPGGAPQLDDKLGLVHRAIMRKCDALDGVTDGLLENPQACRFDPAELKCRGEASSTCLTGAEVSALRKVYDGPRLSSGQSVMTGPALGSEGLKDNWSAWITTPQTRAYGQEFYRWMVFDDPAWNVESFQLDRDYPLALRKIAPVVNATSADVGAFTRRGGKLIIYQGWDDPVISAAETIGYVDEVRKTLGPSAEKSVRLYMVPGMGHCAGGPGATEFDLQPALEKWVEEGQPPGHLVATKADSPEGTGFTRPLCPWPQTAHYDGKGSKRSASSFRCKAAPPRN
- a CDS encoding CocE/NonD family hydrolase — protein: MSLLVASALALAGLSSFREWTATKMLTDPIVRERLASVPTRTEPADVEKLMVRMRDGVELSTQVFLPKGQGPWPVIVVRDPYSFSHYLSCKVFVRYGYGCVYQEVRGRGPSQGTWYPFIDERKDGLDLLAWVLKQPWQNGRIALQGGSYVGAVQWAVAGDLPPEVKTFVPTVAHGDVYELAYRNGMFNEGIAGVWLHSQGRSLLGTVTAGSKWAKNVAGKFPAQGVDAGEFPLGWAAYQDWIRHPDKDDAYWQSPEYVALREAHRKVQVPVMMIGYANDFFLPGMLRTYEELPTRDKSVLIVGPGNHGGQADPEVQGSYTQDYADTLAWFDHHLRGEPLPERLRPGVNVFVHGANTWRHAERWPAPKAPLLLNLDQLAGAQPCDGGSLSDDTPAAGQTVSYVYDPRHPVPTRGGAFVLLSDSVEAQRNDLCEREDVLSFASASFDAETLLDGPIRIRLRVSSDAPDTSFTVKLSEHFADGRVYNIRDDISSLSMRNGAQHRVAYVPGEPVEVTFDLTPILWQMKKGSRLRLDVSSSSAPAFFPHPNRSGLWSEVADPVVARQVLLGGTVELPVK
- a CDS encoding energy transducer TonB, which codes for MIKRVVRSRAAGKLALAISAVVNVLTAQAQGTTPTPSAVSPQAIREADNPLRLIIEAGKLKRRAKADEPAAAEPENRPTRAAPAPRQAAPKPAQMPAKALPSASEGVVAAESLRAPPPEAIASAPSMAKAASGAESARLPERASVEAPGATPVPSRLVQVVEPEIPLAVLRRMTRDIEVVVDFIVNVDGSVSDVTVRSSPIKAVEPAVVQAVAQWRYAPVSEARAQSAQLVLQAGP
- a CDS encoding tannase/feruloyl esterase family alpha/beta hydrolase produces the protein MKVKNPCCGVLFALSLVVLSGCARSVEPDAAAVACSALTGKVLSHGIVKQATPVTAGQSMSLAGVDDKVVAPFGFCRIEATLRSEPGSEIQSLYWLPMKPSWNGKFVGLGNGGFGGVIQEAHMFPALRQGFAVAATDMGHPASFPQNLAPMNGKWAYQQPVKVLDWAYRANHLTAATGKELIDAHFGQKPKRSYFHGCSDGGREALMQAGRYPDDYDGIIAGAPAAAFTDLMAHAQWNNRQAVPTQLTEEKLDRLHAEVLDRCDALDGAKDGLLESPSACRFDPEVLSCKPGDDPKRCLTGAEVEAVRATYRGPRTADGQQLSAGFSPGSEYKEGWSLWITGPTLPLVGTVKSMTGGSLLSTDFFRWMVHADPDWERERFDLDKDLPLARQRLAATINSDQLDMTPFFARNGKLMLYHGWSDAALPPMNTVRYFERLQARHADAATQQLRLFMAPGMGHCMGGPGPSVFDALDAMDRWTEGGPPPEQMVATKFDKDAAGALGQTAKVQRTRPLCAWPKVARWTGQGSIDAAENFSCQTP